Proteins from one Nitrospirota bacterium genomic window:
- the cysS gene encoding cysteine--tRNA ligase — translation MKLYNTMSGKKEDFVPLHDRKVGIYACGVTVYDYSHIGHARSVIIFDVIKRYLTHKGFEVKFVRNFTDIDDKIIKRSHEECHSWDEVARKYIKEYYADMDRLGVARADVEPKATGHIPEMIEVIRGLIEKGHAYESDGSVYFAVDTFPEYGKLSKKEQKDLLAGARVDVEEKKRNPSDFALWKASKPGEPWWDSPWGKGRPGWHIECTAMAMKHLGESIDIHGGGADLIFPHHENEIAQSEAYSGKMFAKYWVHNGFITIDKEKMSKSLGNFFTVREILDKFDPEVVRLFILSSHYRSPIEFSNEQLRDAESSLDRYYSTAARIDDFLAGAPPVSGKAPKSAAVCEELAAVLDGFKDRFEEAMDDDFNTALALGHVFELVRVINKYLDAKPAGEDAQRLVQRAKDALHMAGGVLNLFHRTVAQWNIDLLAIKRIPLTQAEIEQKIEDRRKARENKDWALADAIRKELEEKGVLLEDRKDGTGWKVRIV, via the coding sequence ATGAAGCTTTACAACACGATGTCGGGGAAAAAGGAGGACTTCGTTCCCCTGCACGACCGGAAGGTGGGAATCTACGCCTGCGGCGTCACGGTGTACGACTACTCCCACATCGGCCACGCCCGGAGCGTCATCATCTTTGATGTCATAAAGCGGTACCTCACGCACAAGGGCTTCGAGGTGAAGTTCGTGCGCAACTTCACCGACATCGACGACAAGATCATAAAGAGGTCCCATGAGGAGTGCCATTCGTGGGACGAGGTGGCCAGGAAGTATATAAAGGAATACTACGCCGACATGGACCGGCTCGGCGTGGCGCGGGCCGACGTGGAGCCGAAGGCGACCGGGCACATTCCCGAGATGATCGAGGTCATCAGGGGCCTGATCGAGAAGGGTCATGCCTACGAGTCCGACGGGAGCGTCTACTTCGCTGTCGATACCTTCCCCGAGTACGGCAAGCTCTCGAAGAAGGAGCAGAAAGACCTCCTCGCCGGCGCCCGCGTCGATGTGGAGGAGAAAAAGAGGAACCCCTCCGACTTCGCCCTCTGGAAGGCGTCGAAGCCGGGAGAGCCCTGGTGGGACAGCCCGTGGGGAAAGGGGAGGCCCGGCTGGCATATCGAGTGCACGGCCATGGCGATGAAGCACCTCGGGGAGTCGATCGATATCCACGGCGGCGGCGCTGACCTCATCTTCCCCCACCACGAGAACGAGATCGCCCAGTCCGAGGCGTACTCCGGGAAGATGTTCGCGAAGTACTGGGTGCATAACGGGTTCATCACGATCGACAAGGAGAAGATGTCGAAGTCGCTCGGCAACTTTTTCACCGTCCGCGAGATCCTCGACAAGTTCGATCCCGAGGTGGTGCGGCTCTTCATCCTCTCGAGCCACTACCGCAGCCCCATCGAGTTTTCGAACGAGCAGCTGCGGGACGCCGAATCCTCCCTCGACCGCTACTACAGCACCGCCGCGCGGATCGACGACTTTCTCGCCGGAGCGCCGCCGGTTTCGGGCAAAGCCCCGAAGAGCGCCGCAGTCTGCGAAGAGCTCGCGGCAGTGCTCGACGGGTTCAAGGACCGCTTCGAGGAAGCGATGGACGACGACTTCAATACCGCCCTCGCCCTCGGCCATGTCTTCGAGCTCGTCAGGGTGATCAACAAGTATCTCGATGCGAAGCCCGCGGGAGAGGATGCGCAGCGGCTCGTGCAGCGGGCGAAGGACGCCCTGCACATGGCGGGCGGCGTGCTGAATCTCTTCCACCGCACCGTGGCCCAGTGGAACATCGACCTGCTCGCGATCAAGAGAATTCCGCTGACGCAGGCCGAGATCGAACAGAAGATCGAGGACCGCCGCAAAGCCCGGGAAAACAAGGACTGGGC
- a CDS encoding ASKHA domain-containing protein, with the protein MNIRSTSDEIIEANEGEDLYKALKRAGIYLVASCGGKGTCGKCKVRIVEGAHEILSHGKLTAQERGAGLVLACQTVPRGELLIEIPKESRLVVGDKIAIAKTKNLVDYLKSFGVAINPPIKRVSLELPPPTINDNISDLERLKRALDAKGLGAVRFSHVFVSTMGKILREADWKVVLTYVPGNDVPGEAIFLTPPHLCSRRFGLAVDIGTTTVVVYLIDLSTGEIVDVGSTYNSQMRYGDDVITRIVHATEGAGLHELRNAVVTDINTIVISLMERHSVQSCEIDSATIAGNTTMSHLFWGMDPGSIREEPYIPALNQFPLWKAGTAKLSINPQAPIYTVPCVASYVGGDIVAGVLASKMHRNAEIALFMDIGTNGEIAVGNNEWLMTAACSAGPAFEGSGIRNGMRATSGAIEAVKINRATLEPEIGVIGGGVPLGICGSGMIDAVSEMFLSGVVDLKGKFMKGASDRIRDGEEGPEFVFYRGNAHHKDVVLTEVDIENLLRAKAAIYAGVTTLLGDAGFTLDAVEKVYIAGGFGNYINVERAIIFGMLPDLPKERFVFLGNTSITGAYLCLLSEELRKEAEEIAAKMTYVELSVSRNFMDEYMSALFLPHTDIGQFPSVAALMQK; encoded by the coding sequence GTGAATATCCGATCGACATCCGATGAAATCATAGAAGCGAACGAAGGAGAGGACCTCTACAAGGCGCTCAAAAGGGCAGGCATCTACCTCGTCGCCTCCTGCGGCGGCAAAGGCACCTGCGGCAAGTGCAAGGTCAGGATCGTTGAGGGGGCGCATGAGATACTTTCCCATGGGAAATTGACAGCGCAGGAACGGGGAGCAGGCCTGGTCCTCGCCTGCCAGACCGTCCCCCGGGGGGAGCTGCTCATAGAAATACCGAAGGAGTCACGGCTGGTCGTCGGCGACAAGATCGCGATTGCAAAGACGAAAAACCTCGTCGATTACCTGAAGTCCTTCGGCGTCGCCATCAACCCCCCTATAAAGAGGGTCTCTCTCGAGCTGCCGCCGCCGACGATCAACGACAACATCAGCGATCTCGAGCGGCTGAAGCGGGCTCTCGACGCCAAGGGGCTGGGGGCGGTCCGCTTCTCCCATGTCTTCGTCTCGACCATGGGCAAGATCCTGCGCGAGGCGGACTGGAAGGTGGTCCTCACCTATGTCCCGGGCAACGATGTCCCCGGAGAGGCGATATTCCTTACGCCGCCCCATCTCTGCAGCAGGCGCTTCGGCCTCGCCGTCGATATCGGGACGACGACGGTGGTGGTCTACCTCATCGACCTCTCGACAGGAGAGATCGTCGACGTCGGGTCGACCTATAACTCCCAGATGCGCTACGGCGACGATGTCATCACCCGCATCGTCCATGCCACCGAAGGCGCGGGCCTTCACGAGCTGAGGAACGCGGTGGTGACCGATATCAACACCATCGTCATCTCGCTGATGGAGCGCCATTCCGTGCAATCCTGCGAGATCGACTCCGCCACCATCGCCGGCAACACGACCATGTCCCATCTCTTCTGGGGCATGGACCCGGGATCGATCAGGGAGGAGCCCTATATCCCGGCGCTCAATCAGTTCCCGCTCTGGAAGGCCGGCACCGCGAAGCTCTCCATCAATCCGCAGGCCCCGATCTACACCGTCCCCTGCGTAGCGAGCTATGTGGGCGGCGATATCGTCGCTGGAGTGCTCGCCTCGAAGATGCACCGGAACGCCGAGATCGCCCTCTTCATGGACATCGGCACCAACGGCGAGATCGCGGTGGGCAACAACGAATGGCTCATGACCGCAGCCTGCTCGGCAGGCCCCGCGTTCGAGGGGAGCGGCATCCGTAATGGAATGCGCGCGACCTCCGGCGCCATCGAAGCGGTGAAGATAAACCGCGCGACCCTCGAGCCCGAGATCGGCGTGATCGGCGGCGGCGTGCCCCTCGGCATCTGCGGGTCGGGCATGATCGACGCGGTCTCCGAGATGTTCCTGTCCGGGGTCGTCGACCTGAAGGGGAAGTTCATGAAAGGCGCCTCGGACAGGATCCGTGACGGGGAAGAGGGGCCAGAATTCGTCTTCTATCGCGGCAATGCGCACCATAAAGATGTCGTGCTCACCGAAGTGGACATCGAGAACCTGCTCAGGGCGAAGGCCGCGATCTATGCCGGCGTCACCACCCTGCTCGGCGACGCCGGGTTCACGCTCGACGCCGTCGAAAAAGTCTATATCGCAGGAGGCTTCGGCAACTACATCAATGTGGAGCGGGCGATCATCTTCGGCATGCTCCCCGACCTCCCGAAGGAGCGCTTCGTCTTCCTGGGCAATACCTCGATCACCGGCGCCTATCTCTGCCTCCTCTCCGAGGAGCTGCGGAAAGAGGCGGAGGAGATCGCCGCGAAGATGACGTATGTCGAGCTGTCGGTCTCGAGGAACTTCATGGACGAATACATGTCCGCGCTCTTCCTGCCGCATACGGACATCGGCCAGTTCCCGAGCGTCGCGGCATTGATGCAGAAGTAA
- a CDS encoding DUF1104 domain-containing protein produces the protein MKMRTSVAGGLLGSMLLLSPVFAADYSMMTTEELSRMRGGMQDAPIEERQAFQNEWQQRVRTMTQEEKRRYLERPEGAEESRERERKREGFQEDRIKRGIESGGAGPRRMGNGRGGR, from the coding sequence ATGAAGATGAGAACGAGCGTTGCAGGGGGGCTCCTCGGCTCGATGCTTCTGCTGTCGCCGGTGTTTGCCGCCGATTACAGCATGATGACCACCGAGGAGCTCTCTCGCATGAGGGGCGGGATGCAGGACGCCCCGATCGAGGAGCGCCAGGCCTTCCAGAACGAGTGGCAGCAGAGGGTCCGCACCATGACCCAGGAAGAGAAGAGGAGATACCTCGAGAGGCCCGAAGGAGCTGAAGAGAGCAGAGAACGCGAACGGAAGAGGGAGGGATTCCAGGAGGACCGGATCAAGCGCGGCATCGAGAGCGGCGGCGCGGGCCCCCGCAGGATGGGTAACGGCAGAGGGGGAAGGTAG
- a CDS encoding DNA-binding protein, translated as MKRIVGLLIAVFLISATSLAFAQPMKGRGMGGWGMGTKYQRMYNPATVETLTGTVEAVEKIMPMRGMSYGIHLLVKTDKESIPVHLGPAWYIDKLDVKFDKGDTITVKGSRVTVAEKPAVIAAEVTKGDKTVTLRDDKGVPAWAGAGRRR; from the coding sequence ATGAAGAGAATCGTCGGTCTGCTCATTGCCGTATTCCTGATCAGTGCGACCTCCCTCGCCTTTGCGCAGCCCATGAAGGGCAGGGGTATGGGAGGATGGGGCATGGGGACGAAGTACCAGAGGATGTATAACCCGGCCACGGTCGAGACGCTCACCGGGACGGTCGAGGCTGTCGAGAAGATAATGCCGATGCGCGGCATGTCCTACGGGATTCATCTCCTGGTGAAGACCGATAAAGAGAGCATCCCGGTCCATCTCGGTCCGGCCTGGTATATCGACAAGCTCGACGTGAAGTTCGACAAGGGCGATACGATCACGGTCAAGGGATCGCGGGTGACCGTGGCGGAAAAGCCGGCCGTTATTGCCGCTGAAGTGACGAAGGGCGACAAGACCGTCACGCTCCGCGACGACAAGGGCGTGCCTGCCTGGGCCGGGGCAGGAAGAAGGCGTTAG